A genomic window from Paenibacillus sp. FSL K6-0276 includes:
- a CDS encoding alpha/beta hydrolase, whose product MPIAKLNGTSLYYEINGTGTPVVFIHGHGLTHTMFKPQLEYFSDKYKVILCDLRGNGKSGELLQAPNEIIETQCLDLIMLLNDLGIREAVFVGIAYGGLVVQHIAKQYPERVKAIVIVDSFCRSQASTIIGKIQLMAAYCSWLMYYAPSELVLPSIRMMYRERWNLAYNEIRRGLLEKRPRELYRQRLATSHVDYTRCLKSFKRPALCIVGDFSEFGVNCMKDMVSQLPQAQLAIIPNALDPSNLCQPEKFNDILQRFLEKQQGTQQIS is encoded by the coding sequence TTGCCTATTGCTAAACTGAATGGAACTTCGCTCTATTATGAAATTAATGGTACAGGGACTCCGGTTGTGTTTATCCATGGACATGGATTAACACATACTATGTTCAAGCCGCAGCTGGAGTATTTTTCTGATAAATATAAAGTGATTCTGTGCGATTTACGGGGGAATGGCAAGTCAGGTGAACTGCTGCAGGCCCCAAACGAGATTATTGAAACTCAATGTCTAGATCTGATTATGCTATTGAATGATTTGGGCATCCGCGAAGCGGTTTTTGTCGGGATCGCCTATGGTGGTCTGGTTGTTCAACATATTGCGAAACAATATCCTGAGCGGGTAAAAGCAATTGTTATCGTGGATAGTTTCTGTAGAAGTCAAGCGTCGACCATTATAGGTAAAATCCAGCTTATGGCTGCTTATTGTAGTTGGTTAATGTATTACGCTCCAAGTGAGCTGGTGTTACCTTCGATTCGTATGATGTACCGAGAACGTTGGAACCTTGCTTATAACGAGATTAGAAGAGGACTTCTGGAGAAACGTCCACGGGAATTGTATCGGCAAAGGCTGGCTACGAGCCATGTGGATTACACTAGATGCTTAAAGTCTTTTAAGCGTCCTGCGTTATGTATTGTCGGTGACTTTAGTGAATTTGGAGTAAACTGTATGAAGGATATGGTGTCTCAGTTACCACAAGCTCAGTTAGCGATTATTCCTAACGCATTAGATCCTAGTAATCTGTGTCAGCCGGAGAAATTTAATGATATTCTTCAGCGGTTTTTGGAGAAGCAGCAGGGAACTCAGCAGATTAGTTGA
- a CDS encoding Nif3-like dinuclear metal center hexameric protein — protein MELKRMITVITTIRTILEDLMGTEEQIDGTVETLKPGNPETEITGIVTAFCATQYVVERAIAIGANLLITHEGVFYSHHETSKWLEDDPVYRAKMSLIKRSEMAIFRYHDYWHRHKPDGIMVGLLRELEWSAYVDEQQPAATILTIPAMTVSEAAQYIKRKLGISYVRVAGDLSRTCRYVGILVGYRGGGTMAIPLFNQHNLDLIIAGEGPEWETLEYARDAVHQGRSKALIMLGHAESEAPGMKYFAEILAEKYPMIPTCFIAEQPISQLV, from the coding sequence ATGGAACTCAAAAGGATGATTACAGTGATTACCACGATTAGAACGATTCTGGAAGATTTAATGGGAACTGAGGAACAGATAGATGGGACTGTGGAGACTCTTAAGCCGGGCAATCCAGAAACTGAGATTACAGGGATTGTTACTGCGTTCTGCGCTACGCAATATGTTGTGGAACGAGCTATCGCTATAGGTGCTAATTTGCTGATCACGCATGAAGGTGTGTTTTACAGTCATCATGAGACGAGCAAGTGGCTAGAGGATGACCCTGTTTATCGCGCGAAAATGAGTTTGATCAAGCGATCCGAAATGGCTATTTTTCGTTATCATGATTATTGGCATCGGCATAAACCGGATGGAATCATGGTGGGTTTGCTGCGAGAACTTGAGTGGTCAGCCTATGTGGATGAGCAGCAACCCGCTGCTACAATCCTAACGATTCCCGCCATGACAGTAAGTGAAGCGGCTCAGTATATAAAAAGAAAGCTAGGCATCTCCTATGTACGTGTTGCCGGCGATCTATCTCGGACATGCAGATATGTGGGGATATTAGTAGGTTACAGAGGGGGCGGGACGATGGCTATTCCTCTTTTTAATCAGCACAATCTTGATTTAATTATTGCTGGCGAGGGACCCGAGTGGGAAACCCTGGAATATGCGAGGGATGCAGTGCACCAAGGAAGATCGAAAGCTTTGATCATGTTGGGTCATGCGGAGAGTGAAGCCCCAGGGATGAAATATTTTGCTGAAATCCTAGCAGAGAAATACCCCATGATTCCTACCTGTTTCATTGCTGAACAACCGATCTCTCAGCTAGTTTGA
- a CDS encoding DMT family transporter, with amino-acid sequence MKLIKYALLVFIGACSYGSLSTIVKLGMNDGFRMQQLVGSQYFFGWCMLLLLVVLFSRKKLGLKVGLSLLSAGITISMTGIFYGFAVEQLPASIAIVLLFQFTWIGVILEAVVDRKLPSREKCISMVILLIGTVLAGGILEPSVGEMTTSGIVFGLMSAVSFAFYIFVSGRVATQVPAVNKSLYMTTSAMIIIMVVFSPSFIYDGALTDGLWKYGLPLGLLGIVIPVLFFSIGVPKLGSGLGTILGAAELPAAVVASVLVLQEEVSLLRWVGIFVVLIGIAAPQIIPMWTEKKSPKQSSQQSLRKVEL; translated from the coding sequence ATGAAGTTGATCAAATATGCTTTACTAGTATTTATAGGTGCATGTAGTTATGGATCGCTCTCCACGATCGTCAAGCTTGGAATGAATGATGGATTTAGAATGCAGCAATTGGTCGGGTCGCAATACTTTTTTGGATGGTGCATGCTGCTGCTGTTAGTTGTATTGTTTTCTCGAAAAAAATTGGGGTTAAAGGTAGGTCTTTCGTTATTAAGCGCGGGGATTACCATTAGTATGACGGGTATTTTCTATGGGTTTGCCGTTGAACAATTACCTGCTTCGATTGCGATCGTTCTCTTATTCCAATTTACTTGGATTGGTGTGATTCTGGAGGCTGTTGTAGATAGAAAATTGCCAAGTCGAGAGAAATGTATTTCGATGGTTATCCTTCTGATAGGAACAGTGTTAGCTGGGGGGATTCTAGAACCTAGTGTCGGTGAAATGACTACGAGTGGTATTGTTTTCGGTTTAATGTCTGCGGTGTCGTTTGCCTTTTATATTTTTGTCAGTGGGAGAGTGGCTACGCAGGTACCTGCTGTGAATAAAAGCTTGTATATGACTACAAGTGCAATGATTATTATTATGGTTGTTTTTTCGCCTTCCTTTATTTATGACGGAGCGCTTACAGATGGACTTTGGAAGTACGGTCTTCCTTTAGGGCTGCTTGGTATAGTTATTCCTGTGCTTTTCTTTTCTATTGGTGTTCCGAAATTGGGTTCAGGTCTGGGAACGATTCTTGGTGCGGCGGAGTTGCCGGCAGCTGTAGTAGCCTCCGTGTTAGTCCTGCAAGAAGAAGTATCCCTGCTTCGCTGGGTTGGAATTTTCGTTGTTCTGATTGGAATTGCTGCTCCACAAATCATACCGATGTGGACAGAGAAAAAGTCACCCAAACAATCATCCCAACAATCACTCCGCAAGGTAGAGCTATAA
- a CDS encoding copper amine oxidase N-terminal domain-containing protein, with amino-acid sequence MKKLWISILVVLVVFPMMFQSSVKAATPISIIIDGVRLSTDQAPVMVNGRTMVPLRAIFEAFNATIKWNQKAQTVTATKDDTTIMLKIGSKTATINNKAVTLDVPGLNLKGRTMVPTRFVSEALGHEVGWNPKTQVVTITTSASNVGNAGPVSNVVAQDVSDFGDGRDLQASFTRAANESLVDHYRVLIVKSGNILNLSSAQTIASYNYSTVLPTGTNPSIKLTSASRTVDGDLIKSNQGYVAYVLTVGKGSNASALSSGSSTMTLVNKTVAVINNVQVNDISDYGDGRDLSVSFNKLSDESKISSYRIFVVKATNYSNFNLATANNVSSANYTLVSKTGNNITQILSSGAKDVDGALVKTGVSYRVFVMAIDSSNSANNVLSSVSSAIMLSSIGISNLSVSDVNNYNDGRDLRVSFTHATDETYISQYRIMVVPTSYYSSFSLAEANNVSSAYYTAVSTTGTTTNQVLTSSTRDVRGALIKNGVNYKVYILSIGSGSNTGGNVLSSPSSVITLLNDSSVSIVSNLSVSDVNDYGDGRDLRVSFTHPTDETYISQYRIMVVPTSYYSSFSLAEANNVSSSNYTSVSTSGSSTSLTSSTRDVLGALIKNGTSYRVYVLSIGSGIYWDSNVLSSASSVITLLNDSSVKAVTNLSVSDVNDYGDGRDLKVSFSHATDETYINQYRIMVVPTSYYSSFSLSEANNVSSSNYTLVSTSGNSTSQVLDSSARDVRGTLIKDGTSYKVYVLSIGSGNFSGPNALSWESSAITLSTTKSPVISVTNVTYKEDNGRILISFDKSANETNILEYRVLVVPSKQGFGSADAIGVKSSYYTSVTPNGTNPSIFTATRDVNGDSIVKGVKYKVYVLAVANNSGVQNGGLSNSTEEFEI; translated from the coding sequence GTGAAGAAGTTATGGATTTCAATTTTAGTAGTTTTAGTAGTCTTTCCGATGATGTTTCAATCTTCTGTGAAGGCTGCTACTCCGATCAGTATTATTATTGACGGGGTTCGATTGTCTACAGATCAAGCACCAGTGATGGTGAATGGGCGGACGATGGTGCCGTTGCGGGCTATTTTTGAAGCCTTTAATGCCACCATCAAGTGGAATCAAAAAGCACAAACTGTAACTGCAACTAAAGATGATACAACGATTATGTTAAAGATTGGCTCAAAGACAGCCACCATTAACAATAAGGCTGTAACTCTAGACGTGCCTGGTTTGAATCTGAAGGGGAGAACAATGGTCCCAACAAGGTTCGTCAGTGAAGCACTGGGCCATGAAGTGGGATGGAACCCCAAGACACAAGTTGTAACTATAACGACTTCAGCCTCGAACGTTGGAAATGCAGGCCCAGTATCCAACGTAGTAGCGCAGGATGTAAGTGATTTCGGTGATGGTCGTGATCTTCAGGCTAGCTTCACTCGAGCGGCAAATGAGTCATTAGTGGATCATTACCGTGTTCTGATTGTGAAATCAGGGAATATTCTCAACTTGTCGTCCGCACAAACGATAGCCTCTTACAATTATTCTACTGTATTACCAACAGGTACTAATCCTTCGATTAAATTGACGTCTGCTTCGAGGACTGTTGATGGTGATTTAATTAAGAGTAATCAAGGATATGTGGCTTATGTCTTGACGGTTGGCAAAGGAAGTAATGCCAGTGCACTTTCTAGTGGGTCCTCTACTATGACACTAGTGAATAAGACTGTAGCAGTAATCAATAATGTACAAGTAAATGATATAAGTGATTATGGCGATGGAAGAGATTTATCGGTAAGCTTCAATAAGCTGTCAGATGAGTCGAAGATAAGTTCTTATCGGATATTCGTTGTCAAAGCTACTAATTATTCAAATTTTAATTTAGCGACAGCAAATAATGTATCCAGTGCTAATTACACGCTAGTCAGCAAGACGGGGAATAATATTACCCAAATTTTATCTTCAGGAGCCAAAGATGTGGACGGAGCTCTTGTTAAAACAGGCGTCAGCTACAGAGTGTTTGTCATGGCGATTGACAGCAGTAATTCAGCTAATAATGTGTTGTCTTCTGTTTCATCTGCAATTATGCTGTCCAGCATAGGTATTTCTAACTTAAGTGTTAGCGACGTTAACAACTATAATGATGGCCGAGATTTGAGGGTGTCATTTACTCATGCGACGGACGAAACCTACATTAGCCAGTACCGAATCATGGTAGTTCCGACGTCATATTACAGTAGCTTTAGTTTAGCCGAAGCTAATAATGTATCCAGTGCCTACTATACAGCGGTGAGTACAACTGGAACAACAACCAATCAAGTATTGACTTCGTCAACCAGAGATGTACGTGGAGCTTTGATAAAGAATGGAGTCAACTATAAAGTATATATCTTATCTATTGGAAGTGGCAGTAATACTGGAGGCAATGTACTTTCGTCACCTTCATCGGTCATTACGTTGTTGAATGATTCTAGTGTGAGTATCGTCTCAAACTTGAGTGTCAGCGATGTTAACGACTATGGTGATGGCCGAGATCTGAGAGTGTCCTTCACTCATCCGACGGACGAAACCTATATTAGCCAGTATCGGATTATGGTAGTACCCACATCCTATTACAGTAGCTTTAGTCTAGCCGAAGCGAATAATGTATCAAGTAGCAACTATACATCGGTGAGTACATCTGGGTCTTCTACCAGTCTGACTTCGTCAACTAGAGACGTTCTCGGAGCTTTGATTAAGAATGGAACTAGCTATAGAGTGTATGTGTTGTCCATCGGAAGCGGGATTTATTGGGATTCGAATGTACTCTCTTCCGCTTCATCGGTCATTACTTTGTTGAATGATTCTAGCGTAAAAGCCGTTACAAACTTGAGTGTTAGCGATGTTAACGACTATGGCGATGGCCGAGATTTGAAGGTGTCGTTTAGCCATGCCACAGATGAAACGTACATTAACCAATACCGAATTATGGTGGTGCCTACGTCATATTACAGCAGCTTTAGCTTATCCGAAGCGAATAATGTATCCAGTTCCAACTACACTTTGGTAAGTACATCAGGAAACAGTACCAGTCAAGTATTAGACTCTTCAGCAAGAGATGTACGTGGCACTTTGATAAAGGATGGAACCAGCTATAAAGTGTATGTGCTATCTATCGGTAGTGGGAATTTTTCGGGTCCAAATGCATTGTCCTGGGAGTCGTCGGCCATTACGTTGTCGACGACCAAGAGCCCAGTGATCTCTGTAACAAATGTAACGTATAAAGAGGACAATGGTAGAATCCTGATCAGTTTCGATAAATCAGCCAATGAGACCAATATTTTAGAATACCGAGTATTGGTGGTTCCGTCCAAACAAGGGTTTGGTTCGGCGGATGCTATTGGGGTGAAATCCTCGTATTATACGTCGGTGACCCCTAACGGAACGAATCCTTCAATATTCACTGCGACAAGGGATGTTAACGGAGATTCAATTGTTAAAGGTGTCAAATATAAGGTGTATGTTCTTGCTGTGGCCAATAATAGTGGTGTACAGAATGGTGGTCTTTCAAATTCGACGGAAGAGTTTGAAATATAA